The segment ACTGCAAGCAGCGATCGCAGCCGGATTTTTGCTGGCAATACTAGCAGCCTCGGCAGGGGGATTTGCAGTATACTCAGTATCTCAAAGAAAGCTGGCAGAAGAGCAAAGAAAACGCGCGGAAACTGTTCAAGAAGGCTTGATAAATGCCCTTAGCTCTTTTTCAGAATCCCTCTTTGCCTCGAATAACGACTTTGATGCGTTGATAGAAAGTGTGAGAGCGGGGGTACAACTGAAACTAATAGCCGGAGTAACAAAACCTGATACCCGTATTCGGCTTGAGGCGGCGCTGTTACAGGCGCTTTACCGAGGTAGCGAACGCAACCGCTTGCAAGGTCATAGCAAAGATATAATTAGGGTTAGTTTTAGCCCTGACGGCAAGGCTCTAGCCTCTGCCAGTTTAGACGGTACACTAAAATTGTGGAGCATTGACGGCAAACTGCTCAAAACCCTTAAGGGGGCAATTAGCATCAGTTTTAGTCCCGATGGCAAGACTTTAGCCTCTGCCAGTGGTGGCAAGACAGTGAAACTGTGGAACATTGATGGCAAACTGCTCAAAACCCTCACAGGACATAGCGAGGGGGTCTGGAATGCCACTTTCAGTCCCGACGGCAAGACTATAGCCTCTGCGGGTGATGACAAGACGGTGAAACTGTGGAGCATTGACGGCAAACTGCTCAAAACCCTCACAGGACATAGTGAGGGGGTCTGGAATGCCACTTTCAGTCCCGACGGCAAGACTATAGCCTCTGCCAGCTTTGACAAGACGGTGAAACTGTGGAGCCTTGACGGCAAACTGCTCAAAACCCTCACTGGGCATAGCGAGGGGGTCTGGAATGCCACTTTCAGTCCCGACGGCAAGACTATAGCCTCTGCCAGCTTTGACAAGACGGTAAAACTGTGGAGCCTTGACGGCAAACTGCTCAAAACCCTCACTGGGCATAGCGATGCGGCCACTAGCGCCACTTTTAGTCCCGACGGCAAGATTCTAGCCTCTGCCAGCTATGACAAGACAGTAAAACTGTGGAGCCTTGACGGCAAACTGCTCAAAACCCTCACTGGGCATAGCGATGCGGTCTGGGGCATCTCTTTCAGTCCAGACGGCAAGACTATAGCCTCTGCCAGTTCGGACAAGACAGTAAAACTGTGGAGCCTTGACGGCAAACTGCTCAAAACCACCACTGGGCATAGCTATCCGGTCACTAGCGCCTCTTTCAGTCCCGACGGTAAGACTCTAGCCTCTGCCAGTTATGACAAGACGGTGAAACTGTGGAGCCTTGACGGCAAACTGCTCAAAACCCTCACTGGGCATAGCGATACGGTCTGGGGCGTCTCTTTCAGTCCAGACGGCAAGACTCTAGCCTCTGCGGGTGATGACAAGACGGTGAAACTGTGGAGCATTGACGGCAAACTGCTCAAAACCCTCACTGGGCATAGTGAGTCGGTCTGGGGCGTCTCTTTCAGTCCAGACGGCAAGACTGTAGCCTCTGCCAGTAGAGACAAGACGGTGAAACTGTGGAGCATTGACGGCAAACTGCTCAAAACCCTCACTGGGCATAGCGATACGGTCTGGGGCGTCTCTTTCAGTCCAGACGGCAAGACTATAGCCTCTGCCAGTTGGGACAAGACGGTGAAACTGTGGAGCGTTGAGGGCAAACTACTCAAAACCCTCACTGGGCATAGTGAGTCGGTCCATAGCGTCACTTTCAGCCCCGACGGTAAGACTCTAGCCTCTGCCAGTTATGACAACACGGTGAAGCTGTGGAACGTTGACGGCAAACTGCTCAAAACCCTTTCTGGCCATAGCAATTCGGTCGATAGCGTCACTTTCAGCCCCGACGGCAAGACTATAGCCTCTGCCAGTTCGGACAAGACAGTAAAACTGTGGAGCCTTGACGGCAAACTGCTCAAAACCTTGTCTGGGTATAGCAATTTGGTCACTAGCGTCACTTTCAGTCCCGACGGTAAGACTCTAGCCTCTTACAGCGATGACGAGATGGTGAAACTGTGGAATTGGCAGGAGCTAGATTTAGATTATCTATTAATACGGGGCTGCGATCGCGTGCGTGACTATCTGAAGAACAACTCCACTCTGAGTGAGAGCGATCGCCAACTCTGCGACGGCATCCCCGCTCTCAAGTAGCAGTGCGGTGTAAATATCATATTATTAAAACTATGTCAACCATATTTTCTCTGATTGCGTCAGAGAAAAATGTTGCATTGCTGGGACAAAAGCGGCTGAAAGATCGTCCTGATCAGAGGGAATACCCCAGGAAGGTAAGTTAGTAGCTGGACTTGGTATCGGCTGACACGATCAGTCTCTAAGAACTCAAGGAGATCCTCAGTTTGACACTCCCGATCTTGGGCGAACCTATTCCTTATCGTCTAACAGATTGTTATTCACTGGAGGAAGCGGCTGCCCACCAATCTAACGCTAGGGGGTGGTGCCGCGTAAATGTGCGATGAAAAAGAAATTCTTGAATTTGATGATAGCGCTGCCCGTGTTGGTTGTCACGATAGGTCAAAACGTAGCAAATAGCGGTGGCATGAATACATTATATTTACACATTTCACCGCCACCAAATAACGCGAGTCAGATACAACTCGATAGTGAAGATCCAGCACCTATATTACTAGCAGCTAGAGATAGACGACAAGAAAATTGCAAGTGGTTGAGAATATGTCGTAAACCGAAGAAATAATCTGGCTTTTTTCCTGCGATCGCGCACAATTTGCAGGGCACGCCTAACCAAGCTTAAGCATATAAACCAAGGGCTATGATACTGGATCTACCAAGATTTTATAAAGCGTGCAACCCCGGCAAGCCGCTAATGGTGGGGAATTCCCAAGATCGGCAATACTATATAGATTTTGCCTCAGTTCGTGGCGGCAAGATTATAGAGTCGCTCAAAAGAACGATAGCACAAATATCCCCCGATGAACCAACTTGCCAACTGTTTACCGGGCATATTGGCTGTGGCAAATCTACCGAATTGCTGAGGCTAACAGCAGAATTAGAGCAACAGCAATTTCATGTAGTTTATTTTGAATCCAGCGAAGATCTAGAACTGCTGGACGTAGACGTAACAGATATTTTACTGGCGATCGCGCGTCAGGTAAGCGAAAGTCTCGAAGCGATAAATATCAGACTAACACCGCGCTATTTCCAGAACTTATTTAAAGAAATTGGCGAATTTTTGCAAACATCAATAGAACTGGGAGTAGAAGCAGAATTATCCACAGGTATTGGCAAAATAACAGCCAAAACAAAAGAAAGCCCCAAGCTGCGCCGTCGCTTGAGAGAATACCTCGAACCGCGCACCAGCAGTATCTTACAATCCATTAACGAAGAACTCCTCAAACCTGCGACCGAAGAACTAAAACGGCGCGGGTTAGCCGGACTTGTGGTAATTGTCGATAACTTGGATCGAGTAGATGTCCGACGCTTGCCATCGGGGCGATCGCAGCCAGAATATTTATTTATAGACCGGGGCGAACAATTACGCAAACTCAAGTGCCACGTTGTTTACACCATTCCCCTAGCCTTGATATTCTCCAACGATTCCGAAACCCTAAAGAATCGCTTGGGGGGCGGACTAATCCCCAAAGTATTGCCAATGGTACCCGTCCGCCTGCGGAATGGCAAAGAATGCCAAGAGGGGATGGCGCTGCTGCGACATATGGTGCTGGCGAGAGCCTTCCCCAACGAGACACGGGAAAAGCAGATAGAGTTAATTACAGAAGTTTTTGACAATCCGGAAACATTAGACCGCCTGTGCCGCGTCAGTGGTGGACATGTGCGGAACTTGCTGGGGCTAGTATTTGATTGTCTCAGGAAAGAAAATCCCCCACTGACGCGAGATGTATTAGAAAGCGCGATCGCGGAACGCCGCGATTACCTGGTAAACAGCATCACAGAGCGGGAGTGGGAACTGCTCAAAACAGTGGTGCAACAGCAAAGCGTAAGGGGAGATATAGAATACCAAAACCTGTTGAGAAGCATGTTTGTATTTGAATACCGCGATCGCGATGGGTCTTGGTTTGGGATCAATCCCGCTTTAGAAGAGGCAAATAAATTGAAATCATGGTTGACCTCCACAAACCTGAAGATGTCGCCGCTAACAACGATCGTTCCTTAAACACCTTAGAACGAGCGATCGCATTTTCTCAGGGAGAATTTTCCCTCGTTTTGGTGCGCTGTAATTATGCAGATTTGCGATCGCAGATGTTGCAACGTCTCCGAGAACGAGCGCGTGTTGCATTTCCCACCCAAATTAAAGAGCTAGTCTTACCCCACACCGTACAAACTCTTTACACAACACTGCACGCACACCTGGGACACGAGCCGCCTGCGGCATTAATGGTTTTGGGTTTAGAATCTGTAATCGCTCTAGATGACATTTTGACTTCCACAAATCTAGTGCGAGATGAGTTTCGCAAGCGGCTACCTTTCCCCTTGGTGTTGTGGGTAAATGATGAAGTCCTGCACAAGTTGCTTAGATTTGCGCCAGATTTTGCAAGTTGGGCAGCTACACCGATTAAGTTTGAAATATCGACCGACGAATTAATTAATTTCCTGGGTCAAAAAGCTGATTCGCTGTTTGCCGCAGTTTTGAGCGTTGATGCTTATAGAGATAAAAACGCCAATGTCGATACCCACAATCCGGCTTTCAATCTCACAATTGGTTCGCGCCATCGCTTAGAACTCGATTGCGCGTTAAACGATTTGGAGCGTAGCGGACAATTATTAGAACCCGAACTAGAAGCCAGCCTGAACTTTGTTTTTGGTTTAGATGATTATGCCAACGACCAAATAGATTCAGCTTTAAACCGTTACCAAGAAAGCTTAAGTTTTTGGCAGCAAAGCAAAATACCTAATTATTTAGAGCGCCAGGGGATACTGCTATTTCATATAGGTTTATGTTGTTGTCGCAATGCTGACAGGCATCGGTCAGAAAGCCACCACTATTGGGAACAAGCTAGACATTATTTCCAGCAATGCATTGATGTTTTTGAAGATGCGGGACGTCCTGATTTGGTGGCTCAGTTTATCAGCCAACTGGGCGAGGTCCTCGAACATCTAGAAGCATGGGAAGATTTACAAACTCTGGCACAAAATTCCTTACAGTTGCATCAAACTTATGGGACGCGAGTGCAATTGGCTCAAGATTATGGATTTTTAGCTTATGTAGCACTTAAGCATTCAAGATGGGCAGATGCTAACCAATTAGCAGATCTTGCACTATCTATTTTGGCAGAGTTTTTAGAGGATCGCACAAGCAATCCCGGTTCTCATCGGTTAATGTTGGCTCAGTTATATCGATTACTTTTAGTAAAATCGCAACGGCAGTTAGGCTACCTGTCGGAAGCTAACAATAACCTGGAAATTGCTAGCCTAGAACTAAAAAAAGCTATTGAAAAAAGCGATCATCGCTACGATCCGCAGCGGTATTTGCGGCTTTTAGAGTTAGTGCGATCGCTTTATTTTGAGCAAGGTAGATATTTAGAAGCTTTTAAACTTAAACAAGAACAAAGTTCTATCGAGCAGCAGTATGGATTCCGCGCCTTTATTGGTGCGGGTCGCTTGCAACCGCAAAGACAAGCTACAAATCCTGCTTTAATTCCAGTTGAGCCGCAAGGAACTGTTGCTAGGGAAATTGCTACTTCTGGGCGACAGCAAGATGTCAACCGCTTAATAGAAAGATTAAGCCGCAGCGATCGCAAACTTACTGTTATTCACGGGCCTAGCGGGGTGGGCAAAAGTTCGATCGTGCAGGCGGGATTAGTACCAGCCTTGAAACAAAGAAACATTGGCGATCGCATAGCCTTACCGCTTTTACTCCAAGGCTATACAGATTGGGTCAGAGACTTGGGTAAAGATTTAGCCGAACAGCTCAAAGAAACTCAAGATCTCACCTTGCTCCATCCCCTCAATTCTCCCGCAGCTATTATAGAACAATTGCGACAAAATGAAGAACGCAATTTGTTAACTGTATTAATTTTCGATCAGTTTGAAGAATTTTTCTTTGTTAGCCCGGATATACCAAAAAGGCGAACTTTCTACGATTTTTTACAAGCCTGCCTCAATACTTCCTTTGTAAAAGTTATTTTCTCACTCAGGGAAGATTACCTTCATTATTTATTAGAATGCGAAAAATATAATAATTTAGAAACAATTGATAATAACATCCTCGATAGACAAATAAGATACTATCTAGGAAATTTTTCACCGGAAGACACTAAATCAGTTATTAAGAACTTAACAGAGCGATCGCAATTTCATTTAGAAGATGCTCTGATTAATGAATTAGTGCGCGATTTAGCGGCTGACCAAGGAGAAGTTCGCCCGATTGAATTGCAGGTTGTGGGAGCGCAACTGCAAGCCGAAAACATCACAACACTACAAAAATATAGACAGTTTGGCCCCAAAGAAAAACTCGTCGAGCGATTTTTAGAAAAAGCTATAGAAGACTGCGGTACTGAAAACGAACGCACGGCTAGGCTTGTTTTGTACTTGCTAACCGATGAAAATAATACTCGTCCCTTAAAAACGCGGGCTGAATTAGCAGCAGATTTAGCTGGAC is part of the Microcoleus sp. FACHB-831 genome and harbors:
- a CDS encoding P-loop NTPase fold protein codes for the protein MILDLPRFYKACNPGKPLMVGNSQDRQYYIDFASVRGGKIIESLKRTIAQISPDEPTCQLFTGHIGCGKSTELLRLTAELEQQQFHVVYFESSEDLELLDVDVTDILLAIARQVSESLEAINIRLTPRYFQNLFKEIGEFLQTSIELGVEAELSTGIGKITAKTKESPKLRRRLREYLEPRTSSILQSINEELLKPATEELKRRGLAGLVVIVDNLDRVDVRRLPSGRSQPEYLFIDRGEQLRKLKCHVVYTIPLALIFSNDSETLKNRLGGGLIPKVLPMVPVRLRNGKECQEGMALLRHMVLARAFPNETREKQIELITEVFDNPETLDRLCRVSGGHVRNLLGLVFDCLRKENPPLTRDVLESAIAERRDYLVNSITEREWELLKTVVQQQSVRGDIEYQNLLRSMFVFEYRDRDGSWFGINPALEEANKLKSWLTSTNLKMSPLTTIVP